Within Mycobacterium botniense, the genomic segment GCAGCCCGTGGTGGTGCACGGCTCCGAAGACCTCAAGTGCCGCACCCTGCCCCGCGTCGTCACCGGTGATCTGCATGTGTGTTTCGGGGTGACCGAACCCGGTGCCGGGCTGGACACCTCACGCATCACCACGTTCGCCAAGCGGCAGGGCGATCATTATGTCGTCAACGGCCGTAAGGTGTGGATCTCCAAAGCCCTGGAGTCCGAAAAGATCCTGCTGTTGACGCGCACCGAGACCTACGACCAACTGGCGAAGAGAGGTGCCAAGAAGACCGACGGGATGACGCTGTTTCTCACCGACCTGGATCGCAGCCGGGTCGACATCCGGCCTATTCGCAAGATGGGCCGTAACGCCGTGTCCTCTAACGAGCTTTTCATCGACAACCTGAAGGTGCCGGTTGAGGATCGTGTCGGGGAGGAAGGCAAGGGATTCGAGTACATTCTCGACGGGCTAAACCCGGAACGGATGCTGATCGCCGCCGAGGCCCTGGGCATCGGCCGGGTTGCACTGGATCGAGCGGTCAAATACGCCGGCGAGCGTGAGGTGTTCGGCCGCCCGATCGGCATGAACCAGGGTATCCAGTTTCCGCTCGCCGACTCGCTAGCTCGGCTGGACGCCGCCGAGCTGATGTTGCGGAAGGCGACCTGGCTCTACGACAACGGGAAACCCTGTGGACGCGAGGCGAACACTGCGAAGTACTTGTGCGCCGACGCCGGCTTCACCGCAGCTGACCGGGCGCTTCAAACCCATGGCGGAATGGGCTATGCCGAGGAATACCACGTGGCTCGTTACTTTCGCGAAGCCAGGCTGATGAAGATCGCCCCGGTCAGCCAGGAGATGATCCTCAACTACCTGGGATCGCACACACTGAAACTGCCGAGGAGCTACTGATGGCCCGCAACAATGCGATGTTCGATCTCACCGGACGCTCAGCGCTGGTGACCGGCGCGGGCGGGGGCATCGGTGCAGCGGTGGCGGTGGCGTTTGCAGCCGCGGGTGCCGCAGTGCTCGTGAGCGACATCAACGGGGACGCGGCAGCTGCGGTCGCCGAAGGTATTTGCGCCAGCGGCGGGAAGGCGGACAGCACTCCACTGGATGTGCGTGATCGTGCGGCTGCTGACGCGGCAGCCGCGCAGGCCGCCGGACTCGGGGAGGGCGTGCTGCACATCGTGGTCAACAACGCCGGAGTGACAGCACCGGCGATGTTCGCCGAGGTGACCGACGAGACCTTTCGCCGACTGCTCGACATTCACGTGCTGGGTGCTTTTCATTGCGCACAGGCCGCGCTGCCATTTCTTCCCACTGACGGCACTGGCCGTATCATCAACGTCACGTCGTCCGCCGGGATCATCGGAACACTCGGTCAAGTCAACTATTCGGCCGCTAAGGCGGGCATCATCGGTTTCACGAAGTCGCTGGCGCGTGAGATGGCGCGCAAGAACATTTTGGTCAATGCAGTGGCGCCACTGGCGGCGACACGCATGACGGAGACGATCCGCACCAATGAAAAGTTCGCGACCGCCATGATGGCGCGCATCCCGTTGCAGCGCTGGGCAGAGCCCGAGGAGATTGCCGGGGCATTTGTCTTTCTCGCTTCTGACGCCGCGTCGTACATCACGGGCCAGGTGCTTGCCGTGGACGGTGGCATGGTGATGTGATGGCCGATCCCGGGGTGCCGCAGGCGGATTCACCGTGGCGTCGTTAGAGCAGGCGGTGTCCGCGCCGATGTGTACACGTGTGCTCGCCGACTCCGGTGCGCGGGTCATCAAGATTGGAAACCCGAACGGCGGCGACTTCGTCCGCTACGACGACGCCGTCAATGGCCTTGCGGCGCACTTGTGCATTGCCCGGGCAGAGCTGTCGCAGCGCCGCCCGCGAGTGATCGGCCTCGAAATCGGGGGCTACGGGCCCGGCGGCCCGCTATCGCACCAACGTGCCTACGATGCACTCGCACAGGCGGAATCGGGCGCGCAAAATACCGCTGATGCTGCCGGGATCGACAATGCTCGGTACAACCGGCCCAGCGAGGTGCTCACCCCTTCTCAGCTGGCAGCCCGGAATCGTTGGCGCCAGATCGATATCCCGGCCGGCCCGATCCCATCGTTGCTGCCGCCATCGGTGATCAGCGGCTACCAGCCGCCGATGGGCGCTGTGCCCGGGCTGAGGCAGCACACCGACTCGGTGCTCGCAGAGTTGGGTATGACGTCAGCCGACATTGCTGCGTTGCACGTTCAGGGTGTCGCCGGGCCGGTCTGCCGCTGATGTCCGACGAGCCGGTGCTGCTATCCGATGACCGCAACGGCGTGCGGACACTGACTCTCAACCGTCCGGCCCGCAAGAACGCCATCAACCGCGAACTGTGGATTGCGTTGGCAGAAGCGCTCACTGCGGCGGGCAAAGACCGTGGGGTGCGTGTGCTGGTGATTACCGGAGCCGGCGGTGCGTTCTGCTCTGGCGCCGACATCGCTTCCCCAGACGACGCTCATCCGGTCGATAAGATGCGAAGGCTCACCGACGTGGCGCTGGCCTTGCACGAGCTGGCGATACCCACTATCGCGAAGGTGACCGGGGTGGCAGTCGGCGCCGGCTGGAACCTCGCGCTGGGGTGTGACCTGGTGGTGGCCACCCCAGAATCGACGTTTTGCCAGGTCTTCTCCAAGCGAGGACTATCCTTGGACCTTGGAGGTTCATGGCTGCTTCCCAAGCTGGTGGGTTTGCAACAAGCAAAACGGCTCACCCTGCTGGCCGAGACCATCGACGCCGAGGAAGCCTTGGCGTTGAACTTGGTGACCTGGGTGGTGTCGGCCGACGAAATCGACAGTTTTGTCGCTGAACTGGCCGCGCGGCTGGCCGCAGGACCGCCAATCGCGCTGGCCCAGAGCAAGGCGCTGCTGAACGAAGGCGCCGACCGGACACTGCGCGGCGCACTCGCAAACGAGGCCCGCGCGCAGGCGGTCAATTTCGCGACCGCCGATGTCGCCGAAGCCTATGCCGCGTTCACTGCGAAACGAGAGCCGTCGTTTACTGGACGCTGGGCGGTGTCGAGATCGGAGCGGACAGATGCGTGAAGCGGTAATCGTCGAAGCGGTGCGCACCCCAGTCGGCAAGCGCGACGGCGTGCTGTCGACCATGCACGCCGCTGACCTATCGGCGGTCGTGCTCAACGAATTGGTGGATCGCGCGGGCATCGGTCCCGGGATCGTCGACGACGTGATCTGGGGTTGCGTCTCACAAGTCGGTGACCAATCGAGCAATATCGGCCGCTATGCGGTGCTGGCGGCCGGCTGGCCCGAGACGGTGCCCGGCACCACCATCAACCGGGCATGCGGCTCCAGCCAGCAAGCCCTCGACTTCGCGGTGCACGCGGTGATGTCTGGTCAGCAGGACCTCGTCATAGCCGGCGGTGTCGAGGTCATGAGCCGGGTGCCCCTGGGCGCCGCGCGGACCACGGGTATGCCCTACGGGCCGAAAGTCCTCGCCCGCTATCATGATTTCTCGTTTAACCAGGGGGTCTCCGCTGAGCTGATCGCCGCGAAGTGGGGGTTTTCCCGCACCCAGCTCGACGAGTACGCAGTGCGTTCCCACGAGCGTGCCGCGGCCGCACAGGACAGCGGCGCTTTCGACACCCAGATCGTGCCGGTCTGGGTCGACGGGCAACGCGTCGCCGCGGACGAAGGCGTTCGCCGCGGAACCAGCGTCGAGAAACTGGCCGCATTAAAGCCCGCGTTCGTTGAGGACGGGATGATCCACGCGGGCAACTCATCTCAGATCTCCGACGGAGCTGCGGCCCTGCTGGTGACGACACCTGCCGTGGCGCTCGAACTTGGGTTGACGCCGATGGTGCGCTACCGCGCCGGCGCGGTCACCGGCGCAGACCCGGTGCTCATGCTTACCGGCCCGATTCCGGCGACCGAGAAGGTCCTTCGCAAGGCCGGCGTTTCGCTGGCCGAAGTCGGCGTCTTCGAGGTGAACGAGGCGTTCGCGCCGGTGCCGCTGGCCTGGCTCGCCGAAACCGGCGCTGACCCGCAGCGGCTCAATCCGCTTGGCGGCGCTATCGCACTAGGACATCCCCTCGGCGCGTCCGGTGCGGTGCTGATGACCCGCATGGTGCATCACATGCGCGACAACGGGATTCGTTACGGGTTGCAGACCATGTGCGAGGGCGGCGGCACCGCCAACGCCACGCTGGTCGAACTTGTTTCATAGAGAGTCAGAGGAGAGGCCGTGCGGCGAGATCTGTTCACCGAGGACCACGAGGCGTTCCGCCGGCTGGTCCGAGATGTCGTCGAAAAGGAAATCGAGCCGCATTACGCCGAGTGGGAGAAGGCCGGCCGGATGCCGCGTGAAATCTTCGAGAAGCTCGGTTCGCTGGGGATGCTGGGCATGGCCATCCCCGAGGAATACGGTGGTTCGGGGCTGCCCGACTACCGCTACAACGTTGTCCTGCAGGAGGAGGCTGCCCGTGCCCTGGTTACGCTGGGTACCGTCCGCACCCAGCTCGAGGTGATCCTGCCGTACTTTCTGCACTACACCAACGCCACGCAACGGCGACGCTGGTTTCCCGGGCTGGCTGCCGGCACGCTGCTGACCGCGATCGCGATGACCGAGCCCGGCACCGGCTCCGATCTTGCGGGGATCCGCACGACGGCGGTGCGCCGCGGCGACGACTATGTGCTGAACGGCGCTAAGACCTTCATCACCGGCGGCCTGCTCGCCGACCTGGTCATCGTGGTGGCACGAACGTCGACCGATCCGGACAACCGTCGGCACGGGCTGACGCTTCTGGTGGTCGAAGACGGTATGCCCGGCTTCGTCAAGGGGCGTGCCCTGGACAAGATGGGCTGCAAAGTACAAGACACCGCCGAACTGTCCTTCACCGATGTTCGGGTCCCGGTGGCCAACCGGCTGGGCGAGGAGGGTCGGGCCTTCGAATACCTCACGCACAACCTGCCCCAGGAGCGGATGACGGTAGCCGTCGGTTCGGTGGCACAAGCTCGGGCAGCGGTGGACACGACCATCGAATATGTCAAGGGGCGCAAGGCATTCGGGACAACCGTCGCGTCTTTTCAGAACACCAAGTTCGAGCTGGCGGCAATGGCGGCAGAGGTCGAAGCGGCCCAGGCCATGCTTGACCGTGCGATCATCGAGCTCGTCGCCGGTCAACTCTCGGGTGCCGACGCGGCGAAGGTGAAGTTGTTCTGCACCGAAATGCAGGGTCGTGTCGTGGACCGCTGTCTGCAACTTTTCGGCGGCTACGGCTACATGATGGAGTACCCGATCGCCCGGCTGTACACCGATGCCCGGGTCGCCCGGATCTACGCGGGGACGAGCGAGGTGATGAAGGTGATCATCGCCAAGTCGCTGGGACTGTGACGGGCGACCGGGAAAACCTTCGGTGAGACTCTTGTCACAGGGATCAAACCAACCTACTGTGTGTTCACTAGGTTGGTTATCCGCAGAGGAGTTCCGTGCCCGGCGCACCCAGTTCGCGGCGCTATGACACGCTGCTCGCCAAGGGCGAGGACCGCAAGCAGCGTATCCTTGAGGTCGCTCAGCGGCTTTTGACCCGCAAGGGCTGGCGCAACACCACGCTGGCCCAGATCGCACGCGAAGCCGGGGTCAGCCCCGCGGGCCTTCTGCATCATTTCGAGTCCAAAGAGCAGCTGCTGCACGCGGTGCTCGACATCCGCGATGCCGACGACGACGCCCACGCTAACCGCGCGGGCGACCTTATCGCCGAGATTGCGCGGGTGCCCGAGCGGTTCGACCGGACGCCCGAGCTCATGGGTGCGTTCACCGTGCTGTTGGTGGAGAACCTTCTCCCGGATGCTCCGCTGCATGATCGTCTGCTCAACCGGTATCGGGACGCGGTCGGCATTGTCGCTGAGCTCATCCGGCGCGGCCAGGAGTCGGGCCGCTATCGCGCGGACATGGACCCCGCCACCAAGGCAGTGGAAATTATCGCCTTCGTTAACGGAATGGAGACCACATGGTTGCTCGATCCCTCGATACCGCTGACCGAGGTGTTCAAGGGGTACGCCGAGTCGCTGGCTCGCGATTTTGCCCGGCCGAGCCGGACATGAGATACCGGCTCGACGTTGTCGCGCCCACTGTCGCCGACGTGGTGCGGTTCGCCGGTGGATGGCTGTTCGACCGGGCGATGGCCGGATGGGACGTGACGGTTCTTGTCGCCGGGCACCCCGACGGGCGGCCGTTGCAGATTTTGGGCGCCCAGACACGTGACCTCGAACACGTGCTGGCGGCGGGCGAGCAGTGGCCGCGTCCGCAGACGTTGGCGGTGGCCGCAGATCTATTCAGATGCGACTCGCGGGTGCGACGCGGCGTGCTACAGGCGCTCGACCACGGGATCACTGAAGTGACGCTGTGGGGGGAGACATGGCCGGCCGAGCTTGATGCCAGCGTCGGGTGGGTGCGGCATCAGCTGAGCGCGGCCGCGCAAGCTTTCAAGGCTCAGGCCCTCGCGGCTGCCGCGATGTCCGAGACCCCGGTCGGGTCCACCGAAACTTTTCGCACCGGGATCATGGCATCCCCTTCGGTGGCCGCTGATCTGGTTCCAGCCAGCTGAGTTGCCGGCCAAATGCTGCCGGCATCTTCGCATCACCGCCGTGCGCCCGTGCCGTGACAGCGGGGTGGAACTTCACGGACACAGTCCGTGGCGGCGTGTCGGCAAGAACCCCGATCACCGTCAGTGCGTCATCGGTGCCGGCAGGCGCGGTCATCAGGCCGCGACGCGCGACGTCGTGATCATCACCCCGAAAGACCAGTGCCCGTCGGCCCACGCCCGTGGGCAGCAGCAAGCTCGCCGTCGTCGTCGAGCGTGCCCGGATGCGCGCGTTGCGCGGGCATCAACGCATCGCGGTCAGCCGTCGTTGACGGCGACAAGCAGGTATGGAAACCTAATATTCATTGATGAGAGGACAATTCTCATCAGTGGAGATTGCTGAATGGAGCAATGGATAGTGAACGATCTCACCGAGTTGGACTTCTTCCGCGACGACCGGCTAGTGGAGAACCCCTACCCGTACTTCGAGGCCTTGCGGCGGCAGTGCCCGGTGCTGCGTGAACCGCACCACGGTGTGACGATGGTGACCGGCTGGGACGAGGCGGTAGAGGTGTTCAACGATGCCTCGACGTTCTCGTCGTGCATCTCGGTGACCGGTCCGTTCCCGGGGTTCCCGGTTCCCCTCGAGGGCGATGATGTGACGGACCTCATCGAGCAGCATCGTGATGAGCTGCCTTTCAGCGATCAGCTGCCGACGCTTGACCCGCCGACCCACACCAATCACCGCGCGCTGCTGATGCGGTTGATCACTCCCAAGCGCCTCAAAGAGAATGAGGACGCGATGTGGATGCTGGCCGATCGCGTGCTGGATACTTTCCTGGCCGGCGGCGAGGGCGAGTTCATCAAGGGGTTTGCCGCTCCTTTCACACTTTTCGTGATAGCCGATCTGCTCGGTGTCCCCGACGATGATCGCGACGACTTCGTTAAAAACTTGCACCGCAACGTCGGTGGCGGCCTCGGCAGTACCGAGGGTGAGTCCCTGGCACACAGTCCCCTGGAATTCATTTACGGGCGCTTTGCCAACTACATCGAGGATCGGCGCCGCGAACCGCGCGATGATGTGCTAACCGGCCTGGCGACCGCAACGTTCCCTGACGGTTCGACACCGGATGTCACCGATGTCGCCCGCGTCGCCACCAACGTCTTCTCGGCGGGGCAGGAGACCACGGTGCGCCTGCTCGGTGCCGCGCTGCAGGTGCTCGGCGAGCGCCCGGATATTCAGCAGCTGCTCCGCAAAGATCGCAGCTGCATTCCTAACTTCATCGAAGAGACGTTGCGGATAGAAAGCCCGGTCAAAGGCGATTTTCGGCTATCGCGTGTGCCGACTGTCGTGGGCGGCGTCGATATCGCGGCCGGTTCCACTGTGATGGTGCTGCAAGGCGCCGCCAACCGCGATCCGCGCCGATTCGAGGATCCGGACACATTCGATCCCGCCCGCAAGAACGCCCGCCAGCATTTGGCGTTCGGACGCGGGATCCACAGTTGTCCGGGAGCACCGCTGGCGCGCGCCGAAAGCCGGGTGGCAATCGAACGATTGCTGGATCGGACGAGCGAGATCAGAATCTCTGAGCGTATGCACGGTTCAGCCGATGACCGCCGCTATAACTATGTCCCGACCTACATCCTGCGCGGCCTGACCGAACTGCACCTGGAGTTCGACCCGGCATGAAAGTCACAGTTGATGACCAGCTCTGCCGCGGTCACGGTGTGTGCGTTTCCGTTTGCCCGGAAGTATTCAGGCTGACCGACGACGGCTATTCGGAGGTATATCTGTCCGAGGTTCCCGCCGACCGCGAGGCCGCGGCCAGAGACGCTATCGAAAACTGTCCCGAGCAAGCCATCAGCGAGACCTGAGCCCGATCGGAGATCGAATGCCTAAGGGATACATCATTTTGACCGAAGCCATCAAAGATCCGGAAGGAATGAAGGCTTACGCCCGGGCGGCGGGTGCAGCGATGGGCGGTGTGAACATTCTTGCGGTGGATACCGCGCCGCAGGTCATCGAGGGCGACTGGCATGGCGACCAGACGGTCGTGCTCGAATTCGAGTCGGTGGACGCAGCCCGCACATGGTATGAGTCCGAGGGCTACCAAAAAGCGGCAAAACTGCGGCAGGCCGCTGCTGACTGCAACGCCGTCATCGTCAGTGGATTTGAGCCTGCCCCGGCGGGTGGTTGATTCGCTCGTCGGGTGCGCACCGCGGCGCGGATCAACCTGACACGGTTGTTCGGTTGTGCGCTCACCCTCGCGGCGGTTGACCGGACTGCGTTCGGTGATCTCCCCGATGCGCTAGGGCATCTCGGCGATGACGCTGTCCAGGGCGCCGAGATCGGTACCAAGTTCAGCAGTGAACGCGCGGACAACGGCCACATCCTTACCGAGGAATTCGGCTGCTGTTTGGACAAACGACGCGACCGACCCCCGCGCCGCAACAATGTCGAGCACCCGGCTTCCGGCGCTGCCGTGAGGCAGCGCAGCCAGCAACGCCGACTCGGGCACACCAAGCCGGGCACCCAGCCGCACGGATTCTGCGAGCAGCCCGATGTGGGCGGCAAAGAGCGCGTTGTTGATCAGCTTGACCTTCTGTCCGACACCGAGCGGCCCCACGTGAAGCACCGGATCGCCGTAGCAGCCCAGCACTTTCCGCAAGCGCGCCACCGGGCCGTCGTCACCGCCCACGAATAGGGTCAACCTGCCCGACGCCGCGTCGTGCGGACCTCCACTCACCGGGGCGTCGACGACGTCGACCTGATACGGCGCCGCACGGTCGGCGATGGCCTCGAGCGTGCGCGGACTTGCGGTGGTGTGCACCGCCAGCGCTGAGCCGGGCGGCATGCTGGCCAGCAGGTCGCTGCCTAGAGCGACCTGCCGCAGTTGCTCGTCACTGAAAACGCACACCACGACGACGTCGGCGCGCATACCGACACCGGCCAAGCCGGACGCCGGATAGGCACCCATGTCCGCGATGTCACGAAGCTTTTCGGGGGACCGCCCGAACACCCGGACATCGTGGCCGGCGCCGACTAGCCGCGCGACCATGGGCCGGCCCATTCGGCCCATTCCGATGAATCCGACCTTCACCGGGGATGGCCCATCAGCACCAGTGCTGCGTCGGCCGCGTCGAGCACGACCGCCGGTGCGGCTGCTGCGTGTTCGGCAAGGTCGGCGATCAGCCGAACATCTTTACGCAGCAGCGAGCCCGCGTAACCAGCAAGGCGTTCGAGACCACCGGTTCCGCCAAGCGCATTGAGCGCGAAACTGTTTCCGCTACCGCGCGAAAGGACCTCGGTGAGACCACCCGCGGAGACACCCAGCGCCTGTCCCAGTGACAACGTCGTCGCGGCCGCGCCCAGGTTAGCGGTGAACAACAGGTTGTTGAGCAGCTTGGTAGTTTGTCCGCTGCCCAGCCCGCCGAGATGGATGACGGCGTCGGCGTAGCTTTCGAACACTGGCCGGCACCGTTCGACCACGCCGGGATCGCCACCTGCCATCACCAGCAGGCGGCCTTCCGCAGCTGCGGGACCACCGCCGCTCACCGGAGCATCGACAACTGAGACATCCTGTGCACCAGCTTTTTCCGCTAGCTCTAAACACGTATTGGGATGTACTGTGCTGTGGACGGCGATCACACTTCCCGGTTTGACGCCGGCGAGCACGCCGTGCTCACCGCCGACAACGTCCTCGACATCGGCGTCGCCGACGACACAAAGGCAGATCAAGTCGCTGGCCGCGGCGAGTTCGGCCGGTGATCGGGCAACCCTGGCTGCGGTGTTGGCGAACGGTTCGACTGACGCCGGCCGGCGCGCCCACAGTGTCATCGGATAGCCGGCGTCGATGATTCGCCGCGCCATAGGGCCGCCCTGACTGCCCAGCCCGATGAATCCGACACGCATCAACCGTCCTCCACATCGGTGGTAAGCCCGACGGCAGCGGGGTGCTGGCGGGCCAAGAGACATTCCTCGACGAACGAAAACACCTTCAAGTGATAGGCGGCAGCCGCGTGACCGAGGCTGAGATTGTGGCCCGCTCCCAGTTGCCTGTTGATGACAAAACGAGGCGACGCCGAGAACATCGCGGCAATCTCGGCCAGTGCCGGCGGATCGGACCGCCACACCTTTTCGTGTTCGGCATAACTGAACTGCACCGGAACCCGTACCTTTGCAGCCAGTGCCGGAAAGTCGTGGCGAGGCCAGTCGCTGACCATTGTTTGCTCATACGGCGCGCCCGGGGATGCGTTGGTGATGCCGGTGAGGACGTTCGCCGGGTACAGCTGAGGCGGATACCACAACAGCTCGCGCAGTCCCGGGGGCCGGTGGTCAAGGCGCGCCG encodes:
- a CDS encoding CoA transferase, whose product is MASLEQAVSAPMCTRVLADSGARVIKIGNPNGGDFVRYDDAVNGLAAHLCIARAELSQRRPRVIGLEIGGYGPGGPLSHQRAYDALAQAESGAQNTADAAGIDNARYNRPSEVLTPSQLAARNRWRQIDIPAGPIPSLLPPSVISGYQPPMGAVPGLRQHTDSVLAELGMTSADIAALHVQGVAGPVCR
- a CDS encoding DUF1330 domain-containing protein, whose protein sequence is MPKGYIILTEAIKDPEGMKAYARAAGAAMGGVNILAVDTAPQVIEGDWHGDQTVVLEFESVDAARTWYESEGYQKAAKLRQAAADCNAVIVSGFEPAPAGG
- a CDS encoding enoyl-CoA hydratase/isomerase family protein, with translation MSDEPVLLSDDRNGVRTLTLNRPARKNAINRELWIALAEALTAAGKDRGVRVLVITGAGGAFCSGADIASPDDAHPVDKMRRLTDVALALHELAIPTIAKVTGVAVGAGWNLALGCDLVVATPESTFCQVFSKRGLSLDLGGSWLLPKLVGLQQAKRLTLLAETIDAEEALALNLVTWVVSADEIDSFVAELAARLAAGPPIALAQSKALLNEGADRTLRGALANEARAQAVNFATADVAEAYAAFTAKREPSFTGRWAVSRSERTDA
- a CDS encoding SDR family NAD(P)-dependent oxidoreductase, which produces MARNNAMFDLTGRSALVTGAGGGIGAAVAVAFAAAGAAVLVSDINGDAAAAVAEGICASGGKADSTPLDVRDRAAADAAAAQAAGLGEGVLHIVVNNAGVTAPAMFAEVTDETFRRLLDIHVLGAFHCAQAALPFLPTDGTGRIINVTSSAGIIGTLGQVNYSAAKAGIIGFTKSLAREMARKNILVNAVAPLAATRMTETIRTNEKFATAMMARIPLQRWAEPEEIAGAFVFLASDAASYITGQVLAVDGGMVM
- a CDS encoding NAD(P)-dependent oxidoreductase, whose amino-acid sequence is MRVGFIGLGSQGGPMARRIIDAGYPMTLWARRPASVEPFANTAARVARSPAELAAASDLICLCVVGDADVEDVVGGEHGVLAGVKPGSVIAVHSTVHPNTCLELAEKAGAQDVSVVDAPVSGGGPAAAEGRLLVMAGGDPGVVERCRPVFESYADAVIHLGGLGSGQTTKLLNNLLFTANLGAAATTLSLGQALGVSAGGLTEVLSRGSGNSFALNALGGTGGLERLAGYAGSLLRKDVRLIADLAEHAAAAPAVVLDAADAALVLMGHPR
- a CDS encoding acyl-CoA dehydrogenase family protein, producing MRRDLFTEDHEAFRRLVRDVVEKEIEPHYAEWEKAGRMPREIFEKLGSLGMLGMAIPEEYGGSGLPDYRYNVVLQEEAARALVTLGTVRTQLEVILPYFLHYTNATQRRRWFPGLAAGTLLTAIAMTEPGTGSDLAGIRTTAVRRGDDYVLNGAKTFITGGLLADLVIVVARTSTDPDNRRHGLTLLVVEDGMPGFVKGRALDKMGCKVQDTAELSFTDVRVPVANRLGEEGRAFEYLTHNLPQERMTVAVGSVAQARAAVDTTIEYVKGRKAFGTTVASFQNTKFELAAMAAEVEAAQAMLDRAIIELVAGQLSGADAAKVKLFCTEMQGRVVDRCLQLFGGYGYMMEYPIARLYTDARVARIYAGTSEVMKVIIAKSLGL
- a CDS encoding ferredoxin — translated: MKVTVDDQLCRGHGVCVSVCPEVFRLTDDGYSEVYLSEVPADREAAARDAIENCPEQAISET
- a CDS encoding acyl-CoA dehydrogenase family protein translates to MNFELTEDQQLIRRSVAELAQKFDDHYWMQKDQAHEFPTEFYRAIADGGWLGMTIPVEYGGHGLGITEATLLAEEVAKSGGGMNAASSIHLSIFGMQPVVVHGSEDLKCRTLPRVVTGDLHVCFGVTEPGAGLDTSRITTFAKRQGDHYVVNGRKVWISKALESEKILLLTRTETYDQLAKRGAKKTDGMTLFLTDLDRSRVDIRPIRKMGRNAVSSNELFIDNLKVPVEDRVGEEGKGFEYILDGLNPERMLIAAEALGIGRVALDRAVKYAGEREVFGRPIGMNQGIQFPLADSLARLDAAELMLRKATWLYDNGKPCGREANTAKYLCADAGFTAADRALQTHGGMGYAEEYHVARYFREARLMKIAPVSQEMILNYLGSHTLKLPRSY
- a CDS encoding cytochrome P450; protein product: MEQWIVNDLTELDFFRDDRLVENPYPYFEALRRQCPVLREPHHGVTMVTGWDEAVEVFNDASTFSSCISVTGPFPGFPVPLEGDDVTDLIEQHRDELPFSDQLPTLDPPTHTNHRALLMRLITPKRLKENEDAMWMLADRVLDTFLAGGEGEFIKGFAAPFTLFVIADLLGVPDDDRDDFVKNLHRNVGGGLGSTEGESLAHSPLEFIYGRFANYIEDRRREPRDDVLTGLATATFPDGSTPDVTDVARVATNVFSAGQETTVRLLGAALQVLGERPDIQQLLRKDRSCIPNFIEETLRIESPVKGDFRLSRVPTVVGGVDIAAGSTVMVLQGAANRDPRRFEDPDTFDPARKNARQHLAFGRGIHSCPGAPLARAESRVAIERLLDRTSEIRISERMHGSADDRRYNYVPTYILRGLTELHLEFDPA
- a CDS encoding NAD(P)-dependent oxidoreductase, translating into MKVGFIGMGRMGRPMVARLVGAGHDVRVFGRSPEKLRDIADMGAYPASGLAGVGMRADVVVVCVFSDEQLRQVALGSDLLASMPPGSALAVHTTASPRTLEAIADRAAPYQVDVVDAPVSGGPHDAASGRLTLFVGGDDGPVARLRKVLGCYGDPVLHVGPLGVGQKVKLINNALFAAHIGLLAESVRLGARLGVPESALLAALPHGSAGSRVLDIVAARGSVASFVQTAAEFLGKDVAVVRAFTAELGTDLGALDSVIAEMP
- a CDS encoding TetR/AcrR family transcriptional regulator, translating into MPGAPSSRRYDTLLAKGEDRKQRILEVAQRLLTRKGWRNTTLAQIAREAGVSPAGLLHHFESKEQLLHAVLDIRDADDDAHANRAGDLIAEIARVPERFDRTPELMGAFTVLLVENLLPDAPLHDRLLNRYRDAVGIVAELIRRGQESGRYRADMDPATKAVEIIAFVNGMETTWLLDPSIPLTEVFKGYAESLARDFARPSRT
- a CDS encoding thiolase family protein; protein product: MREAVIVEAVRTPVGKRDGVLSTMHAADLSAVVLNELVDRAGIGPGIVDDVIWGCVSQVGDQSSNIGRYAVLAAGWPETVPGTTINRACGSSQQALDFAVHAVMSGQQDLVIAGGVEVMSRVPLGAARTTGMPYGPKVLARYHDFSFNQGVSAELIAAKWGFSRTQLDEYAVRSHERAAAAQDSGAFDTQIVPVWVDGQRVAADEGVRRGTSVEKLAALKPAFVEDGMIHAGNSSQISDGAAALLVTTPAVALELGLTPMVRYRAGAVTGADPVLMLTGPIPATEKVLRKAGVSLAEVGVFEVNEAFAPVPLAWLAETGADPQRLNPLGGAIALGHPLGASGAVLMTRMVHHMRDNGIRYGLQTMCEGGGTANATLVELVS